The Geomonas agri genome contains the following window.
CGCTGGAGGGAGCTATGGCTAACGAGGTAATCGGGGTAATCGGCGGCAGTGGCCTGTACGAGATGGAGGGGATGACCGGGGTGTCCCAGGTGACCGTGGATACCCCCTTTGGTCGCCCCAGCGACGAGTACGTGACCGGCACGCTGGACGGGGTGCAGATGGTCTTTCTGCCGCGCCACGGCAAGGGACACCGCTTCACGCCCAGCGAGGTCAACTACCGCGCCAACATCTACGGCATGAAGAAGCTCGGCGTCACCCGGATCATCTCGGTCTCCGCCGTGGGGAGCCTCAGGGAGGAGATCGTCCCCGGGCACATCGTGGTGCCGGACCAGTTCATCGACCGCACCCGCGGCTTCCGCAAGGACACCTTCTTCGGCAACGGCATTGTCGGCCACGTCCAGTTCGCCGACCCGGTCTGCGGCGAGCTCTCCGAGATACTGTACCGTTCGGCCGGCGCGGTGGGCGCTACCGTCCATAAAGGTGGGTGCTACGTCTGCATGGAAGGGCCGGCCTTCTCCACCCGTGCCGAGAGCCACATGTACCGCTCCTTCGGCGCCTCCATCATCGGCATGACCAACCTCACCGAGGCGAAACTCGCCCGCGAGGCCGAGATCTGCTACGGGGTCATCGCCCTCTCTACCGATTACGACTGCTGGCACGAGTCCCACGACGACGTTTCGGTGGAGGCCATCATCGAGATCATCAAGAACAACGTTGCCACCGCCAAGAAGATCATCCGCCAGGCCGTGGCCGAAGTCGCCGCCGGGCGCGGCTGCGCCTGCGGCGAGGCCCTCAAATACGCGGTGATCAGCGACACCTCGGTGATCCCGGTCGAAACTCGCGAGAACCTCGATCTGATCCTCGGCAAATACCTGTAACGCCCGTTGCGGCGCCCCGGTCGTGACCGGTGGCGCCGCTTTCATCTGGAAGCCGAACCAACCCTGACCCCGCAGTACACCGGAGGCTTTATGAGCATACTCGTCGTTGGATCCGTAGCGCTTGATTCCGTGCAGACCCCCTTCGGGGAGAGGGACCGAGTCCTGGGAGGCTCGGCCACCTACTTCTCCACCTCGGCCAGCTTCTTCACCGACGTCAACCTGGTTGCCGTCGTCGGCGAGGATTTTCCCGAAGAGCACACCAGCTTTCTCACCTCGAGAAACATTGACCTCACCGGTCTCTCCCGCGTGCCCGGCCAGACCTTTCACTGGAAGGGGCGTTACGGCTACGACCTGAACGAGGCCCAGACCCTGGAAACACACCTGAACGTGTTCGAGAGCTTT
Protein-coding sequences here:
- the mtnP gene encoding S-methyl-5'-thioadenosine phosphorylase; the protein is MANEVIGVIGGSGLYEMEGMTGVSQVTVDTPFGRPSDEYVTGTLDGVQMVFLPRHGKGHRFTPSEVNYRANIYGMKKLGVTRIISVSAVGSLREEIVPGHIVVPDQFIDRTRGFRKDTFFGNGIVGHVQFADPVCGELSEILYRSAGAVGATVHKGGCYVCMEGPAFSTRAESHMYRSFGASIIGMTNLTEAKLAREAEICYGVIALSTDYDCWHESHDDVSVEAIIEIIKNNVATAKKIIRQAVAEVAAGRGCACGEALKYAVISDTSVIPVETRENLDLILGKYL